Below is a genomic region from Streptomyces roseoviridis.
GAGCCGCCCTGCTGCAGCGTGCAGCCGTAGCGGCGGTACAGCTCCAGGAAGTCCATGCCCTGCAGCAGCTGGTAGCTGAACTCGGTGTAGCTGATGCCCTGCTCGGACTCCAGGCGCCGGGCGACGGAGTCCTTGGTCAACATCTTGTTGACCCGGAAGTGCTTGCCGATGTCCCGCAGGAACTCGATCGCCGACATGCCGGCGGTCCAGTCCAGGTTGTTCACCATCACCGCGGCGTTCTCGCCCTCGAAGGACAGGAACGGCTCGATCTGCGACCGCAGCCGGTTCACCCAGTTGGCGACCGTCTCCGGGTCGTTCAGGGTGCGCTCGGCGGTCGGCCGCGGGTCACCGATCTGGCCGGTGGCCCCGCCGACCAGCGCCAGCGGCCGGTGCCCGGCCTGCTGGAGCCGACGCATGGTGAGTACCTGGACCAGGTGGCCGACGTGCAGCGAGGCGGCGGTCGGGTCGTAGCCGCAATAGAACGTGACCGGACCGTCCGCGAGCGCCTTGCGCAGGGCCTCTTCGTCGGTGGACTGGGCGAAGAGCCCGCGCCACTTCAGCTCGTCGACGATGTCCGTCACGTCGTCCGTCTCCTCGGCTATGGGTGGATGCTGCATCGTGTTGCGACACTCAGTCTATGGGGGTCAGACCCCCTTGCTGACCGAGCTCATGTTGAAGTCCGGCACCCGCAGGGCGGGCATCGCGGCCCGGGTGAACCAGTCGCTCCACTCGCGCGGCAGCGTCTTCTCCGTCCGGCCCGCCTCGGTGGCCCGCGACAGCAGGTCGACCGGCGACTCGTTGAAGCGGAAGTTGTTCACCTCGCCGACCACCTCGCCGTTCTCCACGAGGTAGACGCCGTCCCGGGTGAGCCCGGTGAGCAGCAGCGTCGCCGGGTCGACCTCGCGGATGTACCAGAGGCAGGTCAGCAGCAGACCGCGCTCGGTGGCGGCGACCATCTCCTCCAGGGACCGCTCGCCGCCGGCGTCCAGGATCAGGTTCCCCGCTCCGGGAGCCATGGGCAGACGAGTGAGCGCCGCGGAGTGCCGGGTGGTGATCAGGTGCTCCAGCCGTCCGTCCCGTACCCAGTCCACGGGGGGAACCGGCAGACCGTTGTCGAAGGCCGAGGAGTCGTCGCCGGAGGAGTGGGCGATCACGAACGGGGCCGACTCCAGGCCCGGCTCGTTCGGGTCGCTGCGCAGGGTCAGCGGCAGCGGCGAGAGCGTCTCGCCGATCCGGGTGCCGCCGCCGGGCTTGGAGAAGACCGTGCGGCCCTCCACCGCGTCCCGGGCCACCGAGGACCACAGCTGGTAGATCAGCAGGTCGGCCACGGCGGTCGGCGGCAGCAGCGTCTCGTACCGCCCGGCCGGCAGCTCGATCCGCCGCTCCGCCCAGCCGAGCCGGGTGGCGAGCTCCGCGTCCAGCGCGGTCGGGTCGACGTCCTTGAAGTCCCGCGTCGAGCGACCGGCCCACGCGCTGCGGGTGCGGTCCGGCGACTTGGCGTTGAGCTCCAGGGTGCCGTTCGGCTGGTCGTGGCGCAGCCGCAGCCCCGTGGAGGTGCCCAGGTAGGTCGACGTCAGCTGGTGGTGGGCGAAGCCGTACAGCTCCCGGCCGCCTGCCCCGGCCCGTGCGAAGGCCTCGCCGAGCGCGGGCGCGAAGGCGTCGAAGACGGCGGAGGAGGTCTCGGCCGGGGCGTCGGTGAAGTCGGGGGAGGCCGGCACGCCCTCGACCAGCGGCTGGGCGTCCTCCGCGGGGCCGGCCGCCCGCGCGGCCTCCTCGGCGGCCCGGACCAGCGGCTCCAGGTCGTCGACGGTCACGGCGGAGCGGGAGACGACACCGGAGGCGGTGCCCTCGGCACCGTCCACGGTGGCGATCACCGTGAGCGTGCGGCCCCGGGTGACGCCGTTCGTCGTGAGCGCGTTGCCCGCCCAGCGCAGGTTCGCCGACGACTCCTCGTCCGCGATCACGACACACCCGTCCGCGCGGGACAGCTCAAGCGCCCGCTCGACGATCTCGTACGGCTTGCTGACGCGGCTCATCGACCGGCCTCCTGCGTCGTGTTCAGGCTGTGCTTACCCGGGGGACAACCCCCGGACCCCCGGCGAAACTCGTGGCGCGCGCTCATCGACCGGCCTCCTGCGTCGTGTTCAGAATGTTGACACCCCGGAACAGGGCGGACGGGCAGCCGTGCGAGACCGCGGCGACCTGGCCCGGCTGGGCCTTGCCGCAGTTGAACGCACCGCCCAGGACGTACGTCTGGGGCCCGCCGACCTGCTCCATGGAGCCCCAGAAGTCCGTCGTCGTCGCCTGGTACGCGACGTCCCGCAGCTGGCCGGCCAGGCGGCCGTTCTCGATGCGGAAGAAGCGCTGGCCGGTGAACTGGAAGTTGTAGCGCTGCATGTCGATGGACCAGGAGCGGTCACCGACCACGTAGATGCCCCGCTCCACGCCCCCGATCAGGTCCTCCGTGGACAGACCGCCGGGATCCGGCTGGAGCGACACGTTCGCCATCCGCTGCACGGGCACGTGGCCGGGGGAGTCGGCGAAGGCGCAGCCGTTGGAGCGGCCGAGGCCGGTCAGCTTCGCGATCCGCCGGTCCAGCTGGTAGCCGACGAGCGTGCCGTCCTTCACCAGGTCCCAGGACTGCGCCTCGACGCCCTCGTCGTCGTAGCCGACGGTCGCGAGCCCGTGCTCGGCGGTCCGGTCACCCGTCACGTTCATGATCGAGGAGCCGTAGGCCAGCTTGCCCAGCTGGTCGAAGGTGGCGAACGAGGTGCCCGCGTACGCCGCCTCGTAGCCGAGCGCCCGGTCCAGCTCGGTGGCGTGGCCGATCGACTCGTGGATCGTCAGCCACAGGTTCGAGGGGTCGACGACCAGGTCGTAGCGCCCGGCCTCGACGCTCGGCGCCCGCATCTTCTCGGCGAGCAGCTCCGGGATCTCCTCCAGCTCCCCGTCCCAGTCCCAGCCGGTGCCGGTGAGGTACTCCCAGCCGCGCCCGACCGGCGGCGCGATCGTCCGCATCGAGTCGAACTCACCCGTCGAGGCGTCCACGGCGACGGCCGTCAGCTGCGGGTGCAGCCGGACCCGCTGCTGGGTGGTGACGGTGCCGGCCGTGTCCGCGTAGAACTTGTTCTCGAAGACGGTGAGCAGGGAGGCGTCCACGTGCGCCACCCCGTCCGCGCGCAGCAGCCGCGCGCTCCACTCGGCGAGCAGCCCGCTCTTCTCCTCGGGGGAGACGGTGAACGGATCGATCTCGTACGAGGAGATCCACACCTTGTCCGCGTGCACCGGCTCGTCGGCGAGCTCCACGCGCTCGTCGGAGCCGGCCGCCGCGATCACCTTCGCGGACAGCTTGGCCATGGCCACCGCCTGGGAGGCGACCCGGGCGGCCCCGTCCATGGTGAGGTCCACCCCGGAGGCGAATCCCCACGCACCGCCGTGCACCACCCGCACCGCGTAGCCGAGGTCCGTGATGTCCGAGGAGCCGGACGGCTTGGCGTCGCGCAGCCGCCACGAGGCGCTGCGCACCCGCTCCAGGCGGAAGTCGGCGTGCTCGGCGCCGAGCGCCCGCGCGCGGGCGAGCGCCGCGTCGGCGAGCGCCCGCAACGGAAGCTGGGTGAAGGCTTCGTCGAGGGAATGGGGGGTCCCAGATTGCACAGCTGTCTCCTGTCGTGTGAGACCGGTCGCCCCGATCATGTCGTGCTTTCGGCCGCGATGCCCAGAGCTTTCTGTAGGGACCCGACAGTGACACCAGTACGCCACTGTCAGGGCCCGATTCTCCGTATCGCGGAACGGACCGATAGGTTTTCGGCATACCAGACCGCTATCGAAAGGGTGATCCGTTGAGCCGCTCGGTTCTCGTCACCGGAGGAAACCGGGGCATCGGCCTCGCCATCGCCCG
It encodes:
- a CDS encoding metallopeptidase TldD-related protein; the encoded protein is MSRVSKPYEIVERALELSRADGCVVIADEESSANLRWAGNALTTNGVTRGRTLTVIATVDGAEGTASGVVSRSAVTVDDLEPLVRAAEEAARAAGPAEDAQPLVEGVPASPDFTDAPAETSSAVFDAFAPALGEAFARAGAGGRELYGFAHHQLTSTYLGTSTGLRLRHDQPNGTLELNAKSPDRTRSAWAGRSTRDFKDVDPTALDAELATRLGWAERRIELPAGRYETLLPPTAVADLLIYQLWSSVARDAVEGRTVFSKPGGGTRIGETLSPLPLTLRSDPNEPGLESAPFVIAHSSGDDSSAFDNGLPVPPVDWVRDGRLEHLITTRHSAALTRLPMAPGAGNLILDAGGERSLEEMVAATERGLLLTCLWYIREVDPATLLLTGLTRDGVYLVENGEVVGEVNNFRFNESPVDLLSRATEAGRTEKTLPREWSDWFTRAAMPALRVPDFNMSSVSKGV
- a CDS encoding TldD/PmbA family protein, which gives rise to MQSGTPHSLDEAFTQLPLRALADAALARARALGAEHADFRLERVRSASWRLRDAKPSGSSDITDLGYAVRVVHGGAWGFASGVDLTMDGAARVASQAVAMAKLSAKVIAAAGSDERVELADEPVHADKVWISSYEIDPFTVSPEEKSGLLAEWSARLLRADGVAHVDASLLTVFENKFYADTAGTVTTQQRVRLHPQLTAVAVDASTGEFDSMRTIAPPVGRGWEYLTGTGWDWDGELEEIPELLAEKMRAPSVEAGRYDLVVDPSNLWLTIHESIGHATELDRALGYEAAYAGTSFATFDQLGKLAYGSSIMNVTGDRTAEHGLATVGYDDEGVEAQSWDLVKDGTLVGYQLDRRIAKLTGLGRSNGCAFADSPGHVPVQRMANVSLQPDPGGLSTEDLIGGVERGIYVVGDRSWSIDMQRYNFQFTGQRFFRIENGRLAGQLRDVAYQATTTDFWGSMEQVGGPQTYVLGGAFNCGKAQPGQVAAVSHGCPSALFRGVNILNTTQEAGR